Proteins from one Amycolatopsis benzoatilytica AK 16/65 genomic window:
- a CDS encoding class I SAM-dependent methyltransferase → MSEPDHTAVRVALWRALHVLADPPPHALADEIGLRLADPGPDWRSRGDMDLEFTRRFRVGIVLRSRFAEDLVRESGASQYVLLGAGLDTFAQREAGLDVRVFEIDRPGVQEWKRARLAELGLPAPHRFVPVDFESGEQWPDRLAANGFDRSEPAVVASAGVSMYLTREANAATLRALSGFAPGTVVAMTFQLPDKYLDEQDRAAREAAMRGAEAAGTPFVSFFAPDEMLAFARECGFRDVRHVSADDLIGRYLAGRADGLRTSGEEFLVATVTAQR, encoded by the coding sequence GTGAGCGAGCCGGACCACACCGCGGTACGCGTCGCGTTGTGGCGCGCGCTGCACGTGCTCGCCGATCCGCCGCCGCACGCGCTGGCCGACGAAATCGGGCTCCGGCTGGCCGACCCCGGCCCGGACTGGCGCTCCCGCGGGGACATGGACCTGGAGTTCACCCGGCGGTTCCGCGTCGGGATCGTGCTGCGCAGCCGGTTCGCCGAGGATCTGGTACGCGAAAGCGGGGCGTCGCAGTACGTTCTGCTGGGCGCCGGGCTGGACACGTTCGCGCAGCGGGAGGCCGGGCTCGACGTGCGGGTCTTCGAAATCGACCGGCCGGGCGTCCAGGAGTGGAAGCGGGCGCGGCTGGCCGAACTCGGCCTGCCCGCCCCGCACCGGTTCGTGCCGGTCGACTTCGAGTCCGGCGAACAATGGCCGGACCGGTTGGCAGCCAATGGGTTCGATCGGTCCGAGCCCGCTGTCGTGGCATCCGCCGGGGTCAGCATGTACCTGACCCGCGAGGCGAACGCGGCGACGCTGCGCGCCCTCTCCGGGTTCGCTCCGGGGACCGTGGTGGCGATGACCTTCCAGCTGCCGGACAAGTACCTGGACGAACAGGACCGCGCCGCCCGGGAAGCGGCGATGCGCGGCGCGGAAGCGGCCGGGACGCCGTTCGTCAGCTTCTTCGCGCCGGACGAGATGCTGGCGTTCGCGCGGGAATGCGGGTTCCGCGACGTCCGGCACGTCAGCGCGGACGACCTGATCGGCCGGTACCTGGCCGGACGCGCGGACGGCCTGCGGACGTCGGGGGAGGAGTTCCTGGTGGCGACCGTGACCGCTCAGCGGTAG
- a CDS encoding glyoxalase — MSEGITMFVMETHNWGKTAKFLQRMGFSLDFETDHSSGQLSNGDGPPVFVVEVPESQEPKTALVVAVPSESVDTGLDVLTPFEDTHYGTREMTVRDPDGRTWVLRAAS; from the coding sequence ATGAGCGAGGGCATCACGATGTTCGTGATGGAGACGCACAACTGGGGCAAGACGGCGAAGTTCTTGCAGCGCATGGGGTTCAGCCTCGATTTCGAGACCGACCACAGTTCCGGCCAGCTCTCCAACGGGGACGGCCCGCCGGTGTTCGTGGTCGAGGTGCCAGAGAGCCAGGAACCCAAGACGGCGCTGGTGGTGGCCGTTCCGTCGGAGTCGGTCGACACCGGGCTGGACGTGCTCACCCCGTTCGAGGACACCCACTACGGCACGCGCGAGATGACGGTGCGCGACCCGGACGGCCGGACGTGGGTGCTGCGGGCCGCGTCGTGA
- a CDS encoding ribbon-helix-helix protein, CopG family, whose translation MAGEEVKQFNVYLPVELIKQVKYRAIENEQSLSALVTAALRAYLGASPDEREDE comes from the coding sequence ATGGCCGGAGAAGAGGTCAAACAGTTCAACGTGTACCTGCCGGTCGAGCTGATCAAGCAGGTCAAGTACCGGGCGATCGAGAACGAGCAATCGCTGTCCGCACTGGTCACCGCGGCCTTGCGGGCCTATCTCGGCGCCTCGCCGGACGAGCGAGAGGACGAGTGA
- a CDS encoding WXG100 family type VII secretion target, with protein MTDFKWVDTSNPTAGTGVADSWNGFAGAIDSLKNAHGADTAAVAVEIGVTLVGAVIDTVAFVLDPIGKLAAAGVGWLIEHIGPLKEALDAFAGDPTAIKQLADNLHKTGETLRQAGQDLEASYKAQITQWAGTTADKFKNEIDTRITQINDSGKAVDTAGYVVETTMALVSVTRSLVRDIISTVLGDIIAVALVALAAAVWTFGASLVAGVATIVGKVAVTVADVIAKIAKIVALAGRTLGRLKDLGKMSKPLPNKPGSDIEMHPPGSHPTPTPTPPPSPRPSSESGGAGVGGSGTHAPPGEHPPVPPPAERPPSPNGEHPPGSQTPHEDGPNPNQHLDDWKTWDEHFNPPPKEPTPPPREPTPPPHEPTPPPNDHTSTSSTPDPSRPNTPDPAAQRPPGGETPPASTPPAKVSPLEQYKIEWMKHDDWLKKNYTENQAKAKFMENWLKNDPKYNEYFPLIKGISDAKSTKNWVGWVTKDAITVDKAMTDIHMRAEEAWNQSAEDWRKNHPDPAQGA; from the coding sequence ATGACCGACTTCAAGTGGGTCGACACCAGCAACCCGACCGCCGGCACCGGCGTCGCCGACAGCTGGAACGGCTTCGCCGGCGCGATCGACTCCCTCAAGAACGCGCACGGCGCGGACACCGCCGCGGTCGCCGTCGAAATCGGCGTCACCCTGGTCGGCGCGGTCATCGACACGGTCGCCTTCGTCCTCGACCCGATCGGCAAGCTCGCCGCGGCCGGCGTCGGCTGGCTGATCGAGCACATCGGCCCGCTCAAGGAAGCGCTCGACGCGTTCGCCGGCGACCCGACGGCGATCAAGCAGCTCGCCGACAACCTGCACAAGACCGGCGAGACGCTGCGCCAGGCAGGCCAGGACCTGGAAGCCTCGTACAAAGCCCAGATCACCCAGTGGGCGGGCACCACCGCGGACAAGTTCAAGAACGAGATCGACACCCGGATCACCCAGATCAACGACTCCGGCAAGGCGGTGGACACCGCGGGCTACGTCGTCGAGACGACGATGGCGCTGGTCAGCGTGACCCGCTCGCTGGTCCGCGACATCATCTCGACGGTGCTCGGCGACATCATCGCGGTGGCGCTGGTCGCGCTGGCGGCGGCGGTCTGGACGTTCGGCGCGTCGCTGGTCGCCGGCGTGGCGACGATCGTCGGGAAGGTCGCGGTCACCGTCGCGGACGTGATCGCCAAGATCGCCAAGATCGTCGCCCTCGCCGGCCGGACCCTGGGCCGGCTGAAGGACCTGGGGAAGATGTCCAAGCCGCTGCCGAACAAGCCCGGCAGCGACATCGAGATGCACCCTCCCGGCTCGCACCCGACACCGACACCGACGCCGCCGCCCTCGCCTCGGCCGAGTTCGGAAAGCGGCGGCGCGGGAGTCGGCGGCAGCGGTACGCACGCCCCGCCCGGCGAGCACCCGCCAGTCCCGCCGCCCGCAGAGCGTCCGCCGTCCCCGAACGGCGAGCACCCGCCGGGCAGCCAGACCCCGCACGAGGACGGGCCGAACCCCAACCAGCACCTCGACGACTGGAAGACCTGGGACGAGCACTTCAACCCGCCGCCGAAGGAGCCGACCCCGCCGCCGCGGGAACCAACGCCGCCGCCGCACGAACCGACCCCGCCGCCGAACGACCACACGTCCACGTCGTCGACGCCGGATCCTTCGCGGCCCAACACCCCGGACCCGGCCGCGCAGCGCCCGCCGGGCGGCGAAACCCCTCCGGCCAGTACGCCGCCGGCGAAGGTATCACCGCTGGAGCAGTACAAGATCGAGTGGATGAAGCACGACGACTGGCTCAAGAAGAACTACACGGAGAACCAGGCCAAGGCCAAGTTCATGGAGAACTGGCTCAAGAACGACCCGAAGTACAACGAGTACTTCCCGCTGATCAAGGGCATCTCGGACGCGAAGAGCACGAAGAACTGGGTCGGCTGGGTGACCAAGGACGCGATCACGGTGGACAAGGCGATGACCGACATCCACATGCGCGCGGAAGAGGCATGGAACCAGTCGGCCGAGGACTGGCGGAAGAACCACCCGGACCCGGCCCAGGGCGCCTGA
- the alc gene encoding allantoicase: MEERVSDRPEWTAQPDLASRLFGGTVMWASDELFAEKENLVNPWRPAHRAETFGPKGQVYDGWETRRHREPGDDHALVRLGLAGVFSGVVVDTAFFKGNYPPFVSVAATSAPGYPSAAELRDADWDILVDRAPATGDSENFYKVTSPRRYTHVRLTQHPDGGVARLRVHGAPVPDPALLDPRSLDLAALENGAIVTGCSNMFYSSPNNMLSPGLAAHQAEGWETARRRDDGNDWATVRLAGAGLVRFVELDTSNLKGNAPGWASVSGRLDEGEWAELLPKTRLQPDTRHRFALAEDGPEVTEVRLDIYPDGGLARLRLFGELSKRGREAVTARYAETAG, encoded by the coding sequence ATGGAGGAGCGCGTGTCCGACCGTCCGGAGTGGACAGCACAGCCCGACCTGGCCTCGCGGCTGTTCGGCGGCACCGTGATGTGGGCGAGCGACGAGTTGTTCGCCGAAAAGGAGAACCTGGTCAACCCGTGGCGCCCGGCGCACCGCGCCGAGACGTTCGGGCCGAAGGGCCAGGTGTACGACGGCTGGGAGACCCGCCGTCACCGCGAACCGGGCGACGACCACGCACTCGTCCGCCTCGGCCTGGCCGGAGTCTTCTCCGGGGTCGTAGTGGACACCGCGTTTTTCAAGGGAAACTACCCGCCGTTCGTCTCGGTCGCGGCGACCTCGGCGCCCGGTTACCCGAGCGCGGCGGAACTGCGGGACGCCGACTGGGACATCCTGGTCGACCGCGCTCCCGCGACCGGCGACTCGGAGAACTTCTACAAGGTCACGTCCCCGCGCCGGTACACGCACGTCCGCCTGACCCAGCACCCCGACGGCGGCGTGGCCCGGTTGCGCGTCCATGGCGCCCCGGTGCCCGACCCGGCGCTGCTGGACCCGCGCTCGCTGGACCTGGCGGCGCTGGAGAACGGCGCGATCGTGACCGGGTGCAGCAACATGTTCTACTCGTCGCCGAACAACATGCTGTCGCCGGGATTGGCCGCGCACCAGGCGGAAGGCTGGGAAACCGCCCGCCGCCGCGACGACGGCAACGACTGGGCCACGGTCCGGCTGGCGGGCGCCGGCCTGGTGCGGTTCGTGGAACTGGACACCAGCAACCTGAAGGGCAACGCGCCCGGATGGGCGTCGGTGAGCGGACGGCTGGACGAGGGGGAGTGGGCCGAGCTGCTGCCGAAGACCCGCCTGCAGCCGGACACGCGCCACCGGTTCGCGCTGGCCGAGGACGGCCCCGAAGTCACCGAAGTCCGCCTGGACATCTACCCCGACGGCGGCCTGGCCCGGCTGAGGCTGTTCGGAGAGCTGAGCAAGCGTGGCCGGGAGGCCGTCACGGCCCGCTACGCGGAGACTGCCGGATAG
- the allB gene encoding allantoinase AllB, translated as MDLVVRAARAVTPSGLGPATIGVQDGRIVAVEPGMADLPADRVIELVEDEVLLPGLVDTHVHVNDPGRAEWEGFATATRAAAAGGVTTIVDMPLNSLPPTVDVAALEVKRKAASGRVHVDVGFWGGAIPGNESDLRGLHDEGVFGFKCFLLHSGVDEFPPLDAAGLESALRELKSFDALMIVHAEDSEAIDAAPDPHGEKYRDFLGSRPRGAENLAITHVIEAARRTGARAHVLHLSSSDALPLIASARREGVALSVETCPHYLSFVAEEIRDGATQFKCCPPIREAANRELLWQGLADGVIDTIVSDHSPCTPELKRFDTGDFGLAWGGISSLQLGLPAIWTQARQRGFGLADVVRWMAERPAAQVGMTRKGKLEVGFDADFVVFAPDEAFVVDVAKLAHRNPVSAYDQRPLAGVVRGTWLRGEPVTGDEPRGTLLTRGNC; from the coding sequence ATGGATCTCGTGGTGCGCGCCGCTCGCGCGGTGACCCCGTCCGGCCTCGGACCGGCGACGATCGGCGTCCAGGACGGCCGGATCGTCGCGGTCGAGCCGGGCATGGCCGACCTGCCCGCGGACCGGGTGATCGAGCTGGTCGAGGACGAGGTCCTGCTGCCCGGGCTGGTGGACACCCACGTGCACGTCAACGACCCCGGCCGGGCCGAATGGGAGGGCTTCGCGACCGCGACCCGCGCCGCCGCCGCCGGCGGGGTCACGACGATAGTGGACATGCCGCTCAACAGCCTGCCGCCGACTGTCGACGTGGCCGCGCTGGAGGTCAAGCGCAAGGCCGCGAGCGGCCGGGTGCACGTGGACGTCGGCTTCTGGGGCGGTGCGATCCCCGGCAACGAGAGCGACCTGCGCGGCCTGCACGACGAGGGCGTCTTCGGCTTCAAGTGCTTCCTGCTGCACTCCGGCGTGGACGAGTTCCCGCCGCTGGACGCGGCCGGGCTGGAGTCGGCGCTGCGCGAGCTCAAGTCCTTCGACGCGCTGATGATCGTGCACGCCGAGGATTCCGAGGCGATCGACGCGGCACCCGACCCGCACGGCGAGAAGTACCGCGACTTCCTCGGCTCCCGCCCGCGCGGCGCGGAAAACCTGGCGATCACCCACGTCATCGAAGCCGCGCGCCGCACCGGCGCCCGCGCGCACGTGCTGCATCTGTCCTCTTCGGACGCTTTGCCGCTGATCGCCAGCGCGCGTCGCGAGGGGGTCGCGCTGTCGGTGGAGACCTGTCCGCATTACTTGTCCTTCGTGGCGGAGGAAATCCGGGACGGGGCAACGCAATTCAAGTGCTGTCCGCCGATTCGCGAGGCAGCGAACCGGGAATTGCTGTGGCAGGGGCTGGCGGACGGTGTGATCGACACGATCGTCAGCGACCACTCGCCGTGCACTCCGGAGCTGAAGCGCTTTGACACCGGCGACTTCGGCCTGGCGTGGGGCGGGATTTCCAGCCTGCAGCTGGGTTTGCCGGCGATCTGGACGCAGGCCCGCCAGCGCGGGTTCGGGCTGGCCGATGTCGTCCGCTGGATGGCCGAACGCCCGGCCGCGCAAGTGGGGATGACCCGCAAGGGCAAGCTGGAGGTCGGCTTCGACGCCGACTTCGTGGTCTTCGCGCCCGACGAGGCCTTCGTCGTGGACGTCGCGAAACTGGCCCACCGCAACCCGGTGAGCGCCTACGACCAGCGTCCGCTGGCCGGGGTGGTGCGCGGCACCTGGCTGCGCGGCGAGCCGGTGACCGGCGACGAGCCGAGGGGGACCTTGCTGACCCGGGGAAACTGCTAA
- a CDS encoding helix-turn-helix domain-containing protein yields the protein MELEAEFTSEPFRGEGAPPDHAVRARDAADAAGLETDFGPLGTLARGPAEDLFAALPAIARAALEGGATRVTLQLRRTDDSEAVPGVELNSALARLIADVERELGAKLSELDRPAKQRAVRLLRERGAFNLRKSVSAVAEELGVTRFTVYNYLNREAD from the coding sequence GTGGAGTTGGAAGCCGAGTTCACCAGCGAACCGTTCCGCGGCGAAGGCGCCCCGCCGGACCACGCCGTCCGCGCCCGCGACGCCGCGGACGCGGCCGGACTCGAAACCGACTTCGGCCCGCTCGGCACACTGGCCCGCGGCCCGGCCGAGGACCTGTTCGCCGCACTGCCGGCGATCGCCCGGGCCGCCCTCGAAGGCGGGGCCACCCGGGTAACGCTGCAACTGCGCCGGACCGACGATTCCGAAGCCGTTCCCGGGGTCGAACTCAACAGCGCGCTGGCCCGATTGATCGCCGACGTGGAACGCGAACTCGGCGCGAAACTGAGCGAACTCGACCGGCCGGCGAAGCAGCGCGCGGTACGCCTGCTGCGCGAGCGAGGGGCCTTCAACCTGCGGAAATCGGTCTCGGCGGTGGCCGAAGAGCTGGGCGTCACCCGGTTCACGGTCTACAACTACCTGAACCGCGAAGCGGACTGA
- the uraD gene encoding 2-oxo-4-hydroxy-4-carboxy-5-ureidoimidazoline decarboxylase — protein sequence MPLALAEFNSASAEEVRPVLSACLAVPRWVDALLAARPYADFAALSTTADQVTPLRRNEIRAAIAAHPRIGEQPASKGSDADWSRSEQSGVDNPDEFAAANAAYEERFGHVFLVCASGRSGEELLANLRSRLGNDPETELDVAGAELAKIARLRLAKAITA from the coding sequence TTGCCGCTCGCACTCGCCGAGTTCAACTCCGCGTCCGCCGAAGAAGTCCGGCCCGTTCTCAGCGCCTGCCTGGCCGTTCCGCGCTGGGTCGACGCCCTGCTCGCCGCCCGCCCGTACGCCGATTTCGCCGCGCTGAGCACCACTGCGGACCAGGTGACTCCGTTGCGGCGCAACGAGATTCGCGCCGCGATCGCCGCGCACCCGCGCATCGGCGAACAGCCGGCAAGCAAGGGCAGCGACGCCGACTGGTCGCGTTCCGAGCAATCCGGTGTGGACAATCCGGACGAATTCGCCGCCGCGAACGCCGCTTACGAAGAACGGTTCGGCCACGTGTTCCTGGTGTGCGCCAGCGGGCGCAGCGGCGAGGAACTGCTCGCGAACCTGCGGTCCCGGCTGGGCAACGACCCGGAAACCGAACTCGACGTCGCCGGCGCGGAGCTGGCGAAGATCGCGCGACTGCGCCTGGCGAAAGCGATTACGGCATGA
- the uraH gene encoding hydroxyisourate hydrolase: MSLVTTHVLDTATGKPAAGIAVRFERQDGTPVAQGVTDDDGRIRDLGPDTLDPGGYRLIFDTGSYLGPEAFFPDVTITFRIADGTSHHHVPVLLSPFAYSTYRGS, from the coding sequence ATGAGCCTCGTGACCACCCACGTCCTCGACACCGCGACCGGCAAGCCCGCCGCCGGGATCGCGGTGCGCTTCGAGCGCCAGGACGGGACGCCGGTCGCGCAAGGCGTCACCGACGACGACGGCCGCATCCGCGACCTCGGACCGGACACGCTCGACCCCGGCGGGTACCGGTTGATCTTCGACACCGGGAGCTACCTCGGACCGGAGGCATTCTTCCCGGACGTCACAATCACCTTCCGGATCGCCGACGGCACCTCGCACCACCACGTGCCGGTGCTGCTGAGCCCGTTCGCCTATTCCACCTATCGCGGGAGCTGA
- the pucL gene encoding factor-independent urate hydroxylase, with amino-acid sequence MGISLGPNQYGKAEVRLVTVRREGTVHHLRDLTVSSALRGDLTATHLTGDNTAVLATDTQKNTMYAFAKQQDVGEIEDFAIRLGRHFVDTQEKITGARLTIEEQGWDRIAVEGTPHDHAFSRAGGAERRTTTVTVQDGRAWVVSGVDGLVVLKSTGSEFHGFPKDEYTTLAETDDRILATAVTARWRYEGSTGIDWAKSHREIRQTLLQTFAAKHSLSLQQTLYAMGEAVLHSRPEVAEIRFSLPNKHHFLVDLSPFGLENAGEVFYAADRPYGLIEGSVVRDEAEEPGPAWTDAVL; translated from the coding sequence ATGGGAATCTCCTTGGGCCCCAACCAGTACGGCAAAGCCGAGGTCCGCCTCGTCACGGTCCGCCGGGAGGGAACCGTGCACCACCTGCGCGACCTCACCGTGTCCTCCGCGCTGCGCGGCGACCTGACGGCCACCCACCTGACCGGCGACAACACCGCCGTACTCGCCACCGACACGCAGAAGAACACGATGTACGCGTTCGCCAAGCAGCAGGACGTCGGCGAGATCGAGGACTTCGCGATCCGGCTCGGCCGGCACTTCGTCGACACCCAGGAAAAGATCACCGGCGCGCGCCTGACCATCGAAGAGCAGGGCTGGGACCGGATCGCGGTCGAGGGCACCCCGCACGACCACGCGTTCAGCCGCGCCGGCGGCGCCGAACGCCGCACCACCACCGTCACCGTGCAGGACGGCCGTGCCTGGGTGGTGTCCGGAGTGGACGGCCTGGTCGTGCTCAAGTCCACCGGGTCGGAATTCCACGGTTTTCCGAAGGACGAATACACCACCCTCGCCGAAACCGACGACCGCATTCTCGCCACCGCCGTCACCGCGCGCTGGCGCTACGAAGGATCCACCGGGATCGACTGGGCCAAGAGCCATCGGGAGATCCGGCAGACGCTGCTGCAGACGTTTGCCGCCAAGCACAGCCTCTCGCTGCAGCAAACCCTGTACGCGATGGGCGAAGCCGTGCTGCACTCGCGGCCGGAGGTAGCCGAAATCCGGTTCTCCTTGCCCAACAAGCACCATTTCCTCGTCGATCTAAGCCCCTTCGGCCTCGAGAACGCAGGCGAGGTGTTCTACGCCGCCGACCGCCCGTACGGCCTCATCGAAGGCTCGGTGGTCCGCGACGAAGCCGAAGAGCCCGGCCCGGCCTGGACCGACGCCGTGCTCTAG
- a CDS encoding nucleobase:cation symporter-2 family protein: MSASQERPSRHPVDAAPPLPQLILGGIQHVAAMYAGVVAPPLVIGAAVGLSPGQLALLISAALFTAGLATLLQTLGCWRFGARLPLVNGVTFAAVAPILSIAEQHRGANPLGVVYGATLAGGVFVVFAAPFFSKLTRFFPPVVTGTVITLIGISLLPVAVQWIAAQQKAAKPTGLVLAGITLVAVLLFTRFLTGFWSRVALLLGLVAGTVVAWPLGQVDTSTLKQAPVFGIVSPFHFGAPAFDIAAIVSMLIVMLVVMAESTADLLALGEIVGRPTDSRVLADGLRADGLSTAVGTVFGGFACTAFAQNIGLVSLTRMFSRYVVAASGVVLVLLGVFPVTGGIIALVPQPVLGGAGLVLFGSVAVSGVRTLAKASFEHPVNVAIVAASLGVGLIPIAMPGFYSGFPAALQVVLNSGISAGCVTAVVLNLVLRPRLIERSTVQELSSVP, encoded by the coding sequence ATGTCAGCTTCGCAGGAACGACCATCTCGGCACCCCGTGGACGCGGCGCCTCCGCTGCCGCAACTGATCCTCGGAGGAATCCAGCACGTCGCGGCCATGTACGCCGGAGTGGTGGCCCCACCGCTCGTCATCGGCGCGGCTGTCGGCCTGTCCCCCGGCCAGCTCGCGCTGCTGATCAGCGCGGCGTTGTTCACCGCGGGGCTGGCCACCCTGCTGCAGACTCTCGGATGCTGGCGTTTCGGCGCCCGGCTGCCGCTGGTCAACGGCGTGACTTTCGCCGCGGTAGCACCGATTCTGTCCATCGCGGAGCAGCACCGCGGCGCCAATCCGCTCGGCGTGGTGTACGGCGCCACGCTCGCCGGCGGCGTGTTCGTCGTGTTCGCCGCTCCGTTCTTCTCCAAACTGACGCGGTTCTTCCCGCCGGTCGTGACGGGGACGGTCATCACCCTCATCGGGATCTCGCTGCTGCCGGTCGCGGTGCAGTGGATCGCCGCACAGCAGAAGGCCGCCAAGCCCACCGGCCTGGTGCTGGCCGGGATCACGCTGGTCGCGGTCTTGCTCTTCACCCGGTTCCTGACCGGGTTCTGGAGCCGGGTCGCGCTCCTGCTCGGCCTGGTCGCGGGCACCGTCGTCGCCTGGCCGCTCGGGCAGGTCGACACGTCCACCCTGAAACAAGCCCCGGTCTTCGGCATTGTTTCGCCGTTCCACTTCGGCGCGCCGGCCTTCGATATCGCCGCGATCGTCTCGATGCTGATCGTGATGCTCGTGGTGATGGCGGAAAGCACCGCGGACCTGCTCGCGCTCGGCGAGATCGTGGGCCGTCCGACCGACAGCCGCGTGCTGGCCGACGGCCTGCGCGCGGACGGGCTGTCCACCGCGGTAGGCACCGTCTTCGGCGGGTTCGCCTGCACGGCGTTCGCGCAGAACATCGGGCTGGTGTCGCTCACCCGGATGTTCAGCCGGTACGTGGTCGCCGCCAGCGGCGTGGTGCTCGTGCTGCTGGGCGTGTTCCCGGTGACCGGCGGGATCATCGCGCTGGTGCCGCAGCCGGTGCTCGGCGGGGCCGGGCTGGTGCTGTTCGGCAGCGTCGCGGTGAGCGGCGTCCGGACGCTCGCGAAGGCGTCGTTCGAGCATCCGGTCAACGTCGCGATCGTCGCCGCGTCGCTGGGCGTCGGGCTGATCCCGATCGCCATGCCGGGGTTCTACTCCGGGTTCCCGGCGGCGCTGCAGGTCGTGCTGAACTCCGGGATCAGCGCCGGCTGCGTCACCGCGGTGGTGCTGAACCTGGTGCTCCGGCCGCGCTTGATAGAACGCTCTACTGTGCAGGAGTTATCCTCGGTGCCGTGA
- a CDS encoding TetR/AcrR family transcriptional regulator produces MTGTKDRILAAGAELFRQGGYAGTGVKQIVEKAGAPFGSLYHFFPGGKVQLGEEVVRTSGMQYAQLFEVFIAPAPDLLTGLETFFGAAVTTLLETDYVEGCPIATVALEVATTNEPLRQATADVFTAWTEAGTRGFAPFGLPAEQGRTLTLALVTSLEGAFVLSRSLRSTEPMAVAGAAVVDVARRLLSELGHDGKRQPAGG; encoded by the coding sequence GTGACAGGCACCAAGGACCGCATCCTCGCCGCAGGGGCGGAGTTGTTCCGCCAGGGCGGGTACGCCGGCACCGGCGTGAAGCAGATCGTCGAAAAGGCGGGCGCGCCCTTCGGGTCGCTGTACCACTTCTTCCCCGGCGGCAAAGTCCAGCTGGGCGAAGAAGTGGTACGGACCTCGGGAATGCAGTACGCGCAGCTGTTCGAGGTCTTCATCGCGCCGGCACCGGACCTGCTCACCGGCCTCGAAACGTTCTTCGGGGCCGCGGTCACCACCTTGCTGGAGACGGATTACGTCGAGGGCTGCCCGATCGCGACCGTCGCGCTCGAAGTGGCGACCACGAACGAACCCCTGCGCCAGGCCACCGCGGACGTGTTCACGGCCTGGACCGAGGCGGGCACCCGCGGCTTCGCGCCGTTCGGGCTGCCCGCCGAGCAGGGCCGCACCCTGACACTGGCTCTGGTCACCAGCCTGGAAGGGGCTTTTGTCCTGTCCCGTTCCCTTCGGTCGACCGAACCGATGGCGGTGGCGGGCGCGGCAGTGGTGGACGTCGCGCGGCGATTGCTGAGCGAACTCGGCCACGACGGGAAAAGGCAACCCGCCGGAGGCTAA